The Macrococcoides canis genome has a window encoding:
- a CDS encoding DUF47 domain-containing protein, with the protein MFNKKKDKFAVQLEAMAENLDRAAVAFGEMTFHNAFDLKKYADTIKAYETNGDELMHQMISDLNQTFITPIEREDILALSNAIDDVMDGMEETSAMFEMYSIEYSDEYMAEFVQNIQGCAKEIKTAVTLVAEKKLSHVRVHSINIKEHETNCDGILRQSIKHILSVETDPLTVMKVKDIYQSLEDIADKCQAVANILESIIMKNS; encoded by the coding sequence ATGTTTAACAAGAAGAAAGATAAATTTGCGGTTCAATTAGAAGCGATGGCAGAGAATTTAGATCGTGCTGCTGTAGCGTTTGGTGAGATGACATTTCACAATGCCTTTGATCTGAAGAAATATGCGGATACGATTAAAGCATATGAAACAAATGGTGATGAACTGATGCATCAGATGATTTCAGATTTAAACCAGACGTTTATCACACCAATTGAACGTGAAGACATTCTTGCCCTTTCAAATGCAATTGATGATGTCATGGATGGTATGGAAGAAACATCAGCAATGTTTGAAATGTATTCAATCGAATATTCAGATGAGTATATGGCTGAATTTGTACAGAATATTCAAGGGTGTGCGAAAGAAATTAAGACTGCAGTGACGCTTGTTGCTGAGAAGAAGTTATCTCATGTACGTGTACATTCGATTAATATTAAGGAACACGAAACAAACTGTGATGGAATTTTAAGACAATCCATTAAACATATCCTATCTGTAGAAACGGATCCGTTAACTGTAATGAAGGTGAAAGATATTTATCAGTCATTAGAAGATATCGCTGATAAATGCCAGGCAGTTGCAAATATACTTGAATCTATCATTATGAAGAATAGTTAA
- a CDS encoding inorganic phosphate transporter, giving the protein MEPIIIFTFAIVFFALAFDFINGFHDTANAIATAVSTKALKPRHAIFMAAVLNFVGAILFHGVAKTVTKDIVDPFTLQNGQVVILAALISAITWNLLTWYFGIPSSSSHTLIGSIAGAAVASGGFGILEYAGFTKIIVGLLISPLLAFIVGYIMYTIIKTIFKNANLTKTNRNFRFLQIFTAAAQAFAHGSNDAQKAMGIITMALISAGMQTGSTEPQWWVQLSCAAAMGLGTAVGGWKIIKTVGGNIMKIRPANGVAADLSSALIIFGATHIHLPVSTTHVVSSSILGVGSSHRIKGVKWTTAQRMIITWVITMPISAIIAAVVFYVVNFLTHIF; this is encoded by the coding sequence ATGGAACCGATTATTATTTTTACATTTGCGATTGTTTTCTTCGCTTTAGCCTTTGACTTTATCAATGGTTTTCACGATACAGCAAATGCAATTGCAACAGCAGTCTCAACGAAAGCTTTAAAGCCTCGTCATGCGATATTTATGGCGGCTGTACTGAACTTTGTCGGAGCAATACTTTTCCATGGTGTGGCTAAGACGGTTACGAAAGATATTGTTGACCCATTTACGTTACAGAATGGGCAAGTTGTAATATTAGCTGCATTAATTAGTGCGATTACGTGGAACTTACTTACATGGTATTTCGGTATTCCTAGTTCATCATCACATACATTAATTGGATCGATTGCAGGTGCTGCAGTTGCATCTGGTGGCTTTGGTATATTAGAATATGCAGGATTTACTAAGATTATTGTAGGTCTACTTATTTCACCGTTACTTGCATTTATCGTTGGTTATATTATGTATACAATTATCAAAACGATATTTAAAAATGCAAACTTAACGAAAACAAATCGTAATTTTAGATTCTTGCAAATATTCACAGCAGCAGCACAAGCATTTGCGCATGGTTCAAATGATGCACAAAAAGCGATGGGGATTATTACGATGGCATTAATCTCTGCAGGGATGCAAACAGGGAGTACTGAACCACAATGGTGGGTACAGCTATCTTGTGCAGCGGCAATGGGATTAGGTACTGCAGTAGGTGGATGGAAGATTATTAAAACTGTTGGTGGGAACATCATGAAGATTCGTCCGGCAAACGGTGTGGCGGCAGACCTTTCATCAGCACTGATCATCTTTGGAGCAACACACATACATTTACCAGTTTCAACGACTCACGTTGTATCATCATCAATTTTAGGTGTAGGTTCAAGCCACCGTATTAAAGGTGTCAAATGGACGACAGCGCAACGCATGATTATTACTTGGGTTATCACGATGCCAATCTCAGCAATTATCGCAGCAGTAGTTTTCTATGTCGTAAATTTTTTAACACATATCTTTTAA
- a CDS encoding lipase/acyltransferase domain-containing protein, with the protein MEHIIFVHSASEQTEHTGSNPLLSTIQAEDYIWHKKSYPRDKGQVYELWVKPLIDSFNEIDDNEPVTLIGHSFGGTVIMKYLTENQVTQPIKQVILIGSPFFGCDEKFSDSNNKLREDAYQFIDVPVTHIQSKDDDRVDIRHQSCWKDAFPDIHLITKDNGKHEFHKGIKELNDLLDKSNHS; encoded by the coding sequence ATGGAACATATTATATTTGTGCATAGTGCAAGCGAACAGACAGAACACACTGGGAGTAATCCATTACTTAGTACAATTCAAGCTGAAGATTACATTTGGCATAAGAAAAGCTATCCGAGAGATAAAGGTCAAGTCTATGAGCTTTGGGTTAAACCGTTGATTGACAGTTTTAATGAAATCGATGATAATGAACCGGTAACTTTAATCGGACATTCGTTTGGCGGAACCGTTATAATGAAATATTTAACAGAAAATCAGGTGACACAACCGATTAAGCAGGTCATCCTGATCGGCTCACCATTTTTCGGCTGTGATGAAAAATTCAGTGACAGTAATAATAAGCTGCGTGAGGATGCATATCAGTTTATTGATGTACCAGTTACACATATCCAGTCTAAAGATGATGACCGTGTAGACATCCGTCATCAATCATGCTGGAAGGATGCATTTCCTGATATTCACCTTATAACGAAGGATAATGGCAAACATGAATTCCATAAAGGGATTAAAGAACTTAATGATTTATTGGATAAATCGAATCATTCGTAA
- a CDS encoding cupin domain-containing protein — MNKQDFIETLQLQPHPEGGYYYETYQSELQVEGKKLYTSIYFLLEAGNISHFHRIQSDELWYFHAGDSLTIHMIHPDGRYQSVKLGLDVKKGEVPQYLVPKNTIFASTVEGEDEWSLVGCMVAPGFTFEDFELFTQDELMQWYPEHHAIIEKYALKHKEDE; from the coding sequence ATGAATAAACAGGACTTTATAGAAACATTGCAGTTACAGCCACATCCAGAAGGTGGCTATTACTATGAGACATATCAATCTGAACTACAAGTGGAAGGTAAAAAGCTGTATACGAGTATCTATTTTTTATTAGAAGCAGGGAATATTTCACACTTTCATCGTATACAGTCGGATGAACTATGGTATTTCCATGCAGGCGATTCACTGACGATTCATATGATTCATCCTGACGGGAGATATCAGTCTGTTAAACTTGGACTTGATGTGAAAAAGGGTGAAGTACCACAGTATTTAGTACCAAAAAATACGATATTCGCATCCACAGTTGAAGGGGAAGATGAATGGAGTCTCGTTGGATGCATGGTCGCGCCAGGATTTACATTTGAAGACTTTGAACTATTTACGCAGGATGAGCTGATGCAGTGGTACCCAGAACATCACGCAATTATCGAAAAATATGCATTAAAGCACAAGGAGGATGAATAA
- a CDS encoding ABC transporter ATP-binding protein, producing MMTIKLNKVSKSFGKFKAVDEVDLIIKQGSIQGLLGSNGAGKTTLLKLIAGIYKSDSGYITVYDVDIFEDTNYKSHMIFISDIPYFFGHASLDEMSEFYKLMFPNFSEERYKQLVKVLNMNPSKKIAKLSKGMQRQCAFILGIAARPDVMLLDEPFDGLDPIVRHTIKNILIQDVTNHDMALFVSSHNLREMEDFCDAVTLMHEGHVLMTRDLDDLKGNVAKIQMAFSTLPDESFYKGMNVIDKVIKGRVVTCIVKDNLDSVEEYITAADPLLYDILPLTLEEIFTYELGGYGYAIENIIVE from the coding sequence ATGATGACGATCAAACTGAATAAGGTGAGCAAATCATTCGGAAAGTTTAAAGCTGTAGATGAAGTTGACTTGATAATAAAGCAAGGTTCAATTCAAGGGTTACTTGGGAGTAATGGGGCAGGTAAGACAACATTGCTGAAGTTAATTGCAGGAATCTACAAAAGTGACTCAGGATACATCACAGTATATGATGTGGATATTTTTGAGGATACCAATTATAAATCACATATGATCTTTATCTCGGATATTCCATATTTCTTTGGACATGCGAGCCTGGATGAAATGTCTGAATTCTATAAGCTGATGTTTCCAAATTTCAGTGAGGAACGTTACAAACAGCTTGTAAAAGTACTTAATATGAATCCATCAAAGAAGATTGCAAAGTTATCGAAAGGGATGCAGCGTCAATGTGCATTTATATTGGGCATTGCAGCGCGTCCTGACGTCATGCTGCTGGATGAACCATTTGATGGATTAGATCCGATTGTCAGACATACAATCAAGAACATATTGATTCAGGATGTTACCAATCATGATATGGCTTTATTCGTGTCCAGTCATAACTTAAGAGAGATGGAAGATTTCTGCGATGCAGTAACTTTAATGCATGAAGGACATGTGCTGATGACGCGAGATCTCGATGACTTAAAAGGCAATGTAGCTAAAATACAGATGGCTTTCAGCACATTACCTGACGAGTCCTTCTATAAGGGGATGAATGTCATCGATAAAGTGATTAAAGGACGCGTTGTCACTTGTATCGTAAAAGACAATTTGGACAGCGTGGAAGAATATATTACAGCAGCAGATCCACTGCTCTATGATATTTTGCCGCTTACTTTAGAAGAAATCTTTACTTATGAACTAGGAGGATACGGCTATGCAATCGAAAACATCATTGTGGAATAA
- a CDS encoding YebC/PmpR family DNA-binding transcriptional regulator, with protein sequence MGRKWNNIKDKKAAKDKNTSRIYAKFGREIYVAAKSGEPDPESNQNLKFVLERAKTYSVPKHIIDRAIEKAKGGAEENYDELRYEGFGPGGSMLIVDALTNNVNRTASDVRAAFGKNGGNMGVSGSVSYMFDNTAVFGFDGKSADETLEILMEADIDVRDVMEEDGHVIVYAEPDQFAAVQNTLKEAGIEEFTVAELSMVPQTELDLSDADLEVFEKLVDAIEDLEDVQTVHHNVNA encoded by the coding sequence ATGGGTCGTAAATGGAACAATATTAAAGATAAAAAAGCTGCAAAGGATAAGAATACAAGTAGAATCTACGCGAAATTTGGTCGTGAAATCTATGTTGCAGCAAAGTCTGGTGAGCCAGATCCTGAATCGAACCAAAACTTGAAATTCGTACTTGAACGTGCGAAAACATACTCTGTACCAAAACATATCATTGACCGTGCAATCGAGAAAGCTAAAGGAGGCGCGGAAGAGAACTATGATGAATTACGTTATGAAGGATTTGGTCCAGGTGGATCAATGCTGATCGTTGATGCATTAACAAATAACGTTAACCGTACAGCAAGTGATGTACGTGCCGCATTTGGTAAGAATGGCGGTAACATGGGTGTTTCTGGTTCAGTAAGCTATATGTTTGATAATACTGCAGTATTCGGATTTGATGGAAAGAGCGCGGATGAAACGCTGGAAATTCTGATGGAAGCAGATATCGATGTGCGCGATGTAATGGAAGAAGATGGACATGTCATTGTTTATGCAGAACCTGATCAGTTTGCAGCAGTACAGAATACACTGAAAGAAGCGGGTATTGAAGAATTTACTGTAGCTGAACTTTCAATGGTGCCTCAAACTGAACTAGACTTATCTGACGCTGACTTAGAAGTATTTGAAAAGTTAGTCGATGCGATTGAAGATTTAGAGGACGTACAAACTGTACACCATAACGTAAATGCATAA
- a CDS encoding alpha/beta hydrolase — protein MKKRYLLIIILIALTMMVLALIFGWYEQEDPALNRDTVFDELGVARNVKLISDVKYGNDAPNSEMDIIMPKNIKEGDKLPLIIWTHGGGYIAGDKKHKNAYLARIAERGFIIANINYALAPSHKYPVPLIQEKQAAQFMKKNTFHLPIDYNQIIIGGDSAGAQIAAQFAALQTNELLRKEMQEEAVFTPDAIKGVILFGGLYNMDTVRETHFPRIEEFMESYTGEKYWERDFKQIDQLSVTQHITEKYPPAFLTVGDADPFESQSKELIKVLQENKIPHSSSFFDGSHQLRHQYQFHMNLKESQITYDKVIKFLSEFTDQPLYNTLEEEPLTTKTSSK, from the coding sequence ATGAAGAAAAGATACTTATTAATCATAATTTTAATTGCATTAACGATGATGGTGCTGGCATTAATATTTGGCTGGTACGAACAGGAAGATCCTGCATTAAATCGTGATACTGTGTTTGATGAACTTGGTGTTGCCAGAAATGTTAAGCTGATTTCTGATGTCAAATATGGCAATGATGCACCAAACTCAGAAATGGATATTATTATGCCGAAGAATATTAAAGAAGGAGATAAACTACCTCTTATTATATGGACGCATGGTGGGGGTTATATTGCAGGTGACAAAAAACATAAAAATGCATATCTTGCACGTATTGCAGAGCGTGGGTTTATTATCGCAAATATAAACTATGCACTTGCACCTTCCCATAAATATCCTGTACCTTTAATTCAGGAGAAACAGGCTGCACAGTTCATGAAGAAGAATACATTCCATCTTCCGATTGATTATAATCAAATCATTATTGGTGGAGATTCAGCAGGAGCGCAAATTGCTGCGCAGTTTGCAGCACTTCAGACGAATGAATTATTAAGAAAAGAGATGCAGGAAGAAGCTGTTTTCACACCTGATGCTATTAAAGGGGTAATCTTATTCGGTGGGTTATACAATATGGATACGGTGAGAGAGACGCACTTTCCACGAATAGAAGAGTTTATGGAAAGCTATACTGGAGAAAAATATTGGGAGCGAGACTTTAAACAGATTGATCAGCTGTCTGTCACGCAGCACATAACAGAAAAGTATCCTCCAGCATTTCTGACGGTTGGAGATGCTGATCCGTTTGAAAGTCAGTCAAAAGAACTGATCAAAGTTTTACAAGAAAATAAAATACCGCATTCGTCTTCATTTTTTGATGGTTCACATCAATTAAGACATCAGTATCAATTTCATATGAATCTAAAGGAATCCCAAATAACATATGATAAAGTAATTAAATTCCTGAGTGAGTTTACAGATCAGCCATTATACAATACGTTAGAAGAAGAGCCGCTTACAACGAAAACGAGTAGTAAATAA
- a CDS encoding Bax inhibitor-1/YccA family protein: MNNYYNAQPVSRSSAYRQTFLFFMYYWIIFAAGTYLGQFVPAGLRFTVSMAIFALVMLSLFVRASRKFGFLISNLMAFGMGIVSYGSFMYYMSTLGEAAFYQNVALAVGAFLAFGLVGYFVVGDATNLGRLLFPALIALVFASFLGIFIQIPMFQMVITIAGLAIFFLYTVYDFNRLKQGNFSPQEMGFSLFINLLNIILDILRLASILKD; encoded by the coding sequence ATGAACAATTATTATAATGCACAACCGGTCTCACGTTCATCAGCATACCGCCAAACGTTTTTATTCTTTATGTATTACTGGATTATCTTTGCTGCAGGGACATATTTAGGACAATTCGTACCAGCAGGCTTAAGGTTTACAGTATCAATGGCAATCTTTGCTTTAGTGATGCTATCACTTTTTGTACGCGCATCACGTAAATTCGGCTTTTTAATTTCTAACTTAATGGCATTCGGAATGGGAATTGTCAGCTACGGTTCATTCATGTACTATATGTCAACATTAGGCGAAGCTGCATTCTATCAGAACGTTGCACTTGCTGTTGGCGCATTCTTAGCATTTGGTTTAGTAGGATACTTTGTAGTAGGCGATGCAACTAACTTAGGACGACTTTTATTCCCGGCATTAATCGCATTAGTGTTTGCGAGTTTCTTAGGCATTTTCATTCAAATTCCAATGTTCCAGATGGTGATTACAATTGCAGGATTAGCGATTTTCTTCCTGTATACAGTATATGACTTCAACCGTTTGAAACAAGGAAACTTCTCACCACAGGAAATGGGATTCAGCTTATTTATTAACTTACTGAATATCATTTTAGATATTTTACGTTTAGCAAGCATCTTAAAAGATTAA
- a CDS encoding DHA2 family efflux MFS transporter permease subunit, with protein sequence MKKSTIIMITFLIGAFFTFLNETLLNIALTKIMTVFHVDAPTVQWLATGFMLVMGVLMPLSATIIQWFTTRQLFIGLMSIFLIGTLVAGCATNFPMLLAGRMIQAAGTGLLIPVIMNAMLLLFPPHERGKVMGNFGLVMMFAPAIGPTLSGVIVDTLGWRWLFFAVVPFVLFSIGFAFKYLDNVGEVTKPKVDLFSVVLSTIGVAGIIYGFSSVGNIEGGFSNKAVFLPILIGLISMVIFILRQKQLASPLLDMSVFKYSNYSKGMFIFVVVVMAMFASEIVMPMYLQGPMGFSAKVAGMILLPGALLNGAMSPVMGRIFDKIGPRKMIIPGMFVLMLVMIFYSTIHPGIPLYIFIIVYMVLMVSISMIMMPSHTNAINQLPKHLYPHGTAIGNMIQPIAGAMGISVFVSIMTHGQQKALEGISNPTHTEIQSALTNGVHHAYWFAITLTVIGFITALFITRSKSPEGETFGLPEEQNQI encoded by the coding sequence ATGAAAAAATCTACTATAATTATGATTACATTTTTAATTGGTGCATTCTTTACCTTTTTAAATGAAACCTTGCTGAATATTGCTTTGACAAAGATAATGACAGTATTTCATGTCGATGCACCAACCGTTCAGTGGCTTGCTACTGGATTTATGCTTGTCATGGGCGTACTGATGCCATTATCTGCTACTATAATACAGTGGTTTACGACGCGACAATTATTTATAGGATTGATGTCAATCTTTCTTATCGGAACATTAGTAGCAGGGTGTGCGACCAATTTCCCTATGCTTTTAGCAGGTAGAATGATCCAGGCGGCGGGTACAGGGCTATTGATACCTGTTATTATGAATGCGATGCTGCTATTATTTCCCCCTCATGAACGCGGAAAGGTTATGGGAAATTTCGGTCTTGTTATGATGTTTGCACCTGCAATTGGTCCGACTCTTTCTGGCGTAATTGTTGACACATTAGGATGGAGATGGTTATTTTTTGCGGTCGTACCATTCGTTCTATTTTCAATCGGTTTTGCGTTTAAATATCTGGATAATGTCGGTGAAGTGACGAAGCCGAAAGTCGATTTATTCAGTGTAGTTTTATCGACAATCGGAGTGGCAGGTATCATATATGGGTTTAGTTCTGTCGGAAATATAGAAGGTGGGTTTAGCAATAAAGCAGTATTTCTACCAATTCTTATCGGACTTATTTCCATGGTAATCTTCATTCTTCGCCAAAAACAACTTGCATCACCGCTACTTGATATGTCTGTATTTAAATATAGCAACTATAGTAAAGGGATGTTTATATTTGTCGTTGTTGTTATGGCGATGTTTGCTTCTGAGATTGTGATGCCGATGTACTTACAAGGACCGATGGGATTTAGTGCTAAAGTTGCAGGGATGATTCTGTTACCTGGTGCTTTATTGAATGGTGCGATGAGTCCGGTTATGGGACGAATATTTGATAAGATTGGTCCACGCAAGATGATCATACCGGGTATGTTTGTTCTGATGCTCGTCATGATTTTCTACTCGACGATTCACCCAGGCATACCATTATATATATTTATCATTGTGTATATGGTTCTTATGGTCTCTATTTCAATGATTATGATGCCGAGTCATACGAATGCCATCAATCAGCTACCTAAACATTTATACCCACATGGAACAGCAATTGGTAACATGATACAGCCTATTGCCGGTGCGATGGGAATTTCAGTATTTGTAAGCATAATGACACATGGACAGCAAAAAGCTTTAGAAGGTATCAGTAATCCTACGCATACAGAGATACAGTCAGCATTAACAAATGGTGTACATCATGCGTATTGGTTTGCGATAACACTTACGGTGATTGGTTTTATTACTGCTTTATTTATTACACGTTCTAAGTCGCCAGAAGGAGAGACTTTTGGACTCCCTGAAGAACAAAATCAAATTTAA
- a CDS encoding YkvI family membrane protein, giving the protein MSKGNMESMKIGAAYVGVIVGAGFSTGQEVLKFFTNYGIYSYFAILISGIMLTFFGRQISKVGYGLDVDSHEPTITYLFGEKFGKIIDYILVFFLYAISVIMVAGSGSAFHESFGIPIWLGSLIMIVAVVGTLLLDFNKIVGALGIVTPFLIIVVTIIAVYFFFKGHVSLSEVDKYIDPSKQPFKSKFLPEGSLWWFSGLNYGGLAFATGYSMMAAIGSDASKKRIAGRGAFIGGITLLVLLLMVNSGLLSELELIQDSAIPTLVLGRMIHPVLGLALSIIMLMVMYNTIVGLMYSFVARLTTPYSKQYVILLVVSMVIGYALSFVGFVELVGTVYPIMGYVGLILCLGLLFKYIKRKKAGKNHIA; this is encoded by the coding sequence ATGTCTAAAGGTAATATGGAATCAATGAAAATCGGCGCAGCATATGTTGGTGTTATAGTAGGTGCTGGATTTTCAACAGGTCAGGAAGTTTTAAAGTTTTTCACGAATTATGGTATTTACAGTTATTTTGCAATACTTATTTCTGGAATTATGTTGACGTTCTTTGGTCGTCAAATCAGTAAAGTTGGTTATGGATTAGATGTAGATAGCCATGAACCGACGATTACATACCTTTTTGGTGAAAAATTTGGTAAAATCATTGACTATATTTTAGTATTTTTCTTATATGCGATATCGGTTATCATGGTCGCAGGGTCAGGAAGTGCGTTTCATGAAAGTTTTGGCATTCCGATTTGGTTAGGGTCATTGATCATGATTGTTGCTGTAGTAGGGACGTTGTTACTGGACTTTAATAAGATTGTCGGTGCGCTCGGGATTGTAACGCCATTCTTGATTATTGTTGTAACAATCATCGCTGTTTATTTCTTCTTTAAAGGACATGTGTCATTAAGTGAAGTAGACAAATATATCGATCCTTCAAAGCAGCCATTTAAATCGAAGTTTCTTCCTGAAGGTTCACTTTGGTGGTTCTCAGGCTTAAACTATGGTGGTTTAGCATTTGCTACTGGTTATAGTATGATGGCTGCAATCGGTAGTGATGCATCGAAGAAACGTATTGCAGGTCGTGGTGCATTTATCGGAGGAATTACGTTACTTGTATTATTATTGATGGTAAACTCTGGCTTACTGAGTGAACTGGAATTAATTCAAGATTCAGCGATTCCAACTTTAGTGTTAGGTCGTATGATTCACCCAGTGCTTGGTTTAGCATTAAGTATTATTATGCTGATGGTAATGTATAACACGATTGTCGGACTAATGTATTCATTTGTAGCGCGACTTACGACACCATATTCAAAGCAGTATGTTATCTTGCTAGTAGTATCTATGGTTATTGGCTATGCTTTAAGTTTTGTCGGCTTTGTAGAGCTTGTCGGAACGGTTTATCCAATAATGGGCTATGTAGGATTAATACTATGTCTAGGATTATTATTTAAATATATTAAACGTAAAAAAGCAGGGAAAAATCACATCGCGTAA
- a CDS encoding NAD-dependent epimerase/dehydratase family protein: MKEKVLLTGATGYIGKYISSQLTDQYDIYAMSKYPSEQIEGVTWLTGDMFSLNDCIDAMTHVDFGIYFLDPNKRSSRMNDAKFRDINAISADNFARAAEITELKAIFYVSGTSDDQETLNILRSYKTPVHASVTSVKRKGIVAQTQNSEINDVRSIQRTLMPSSWTVAEVSHHYFNWLNDMAFNIINVNHKDNAYTINAAGKNVLTLTEDEEKSDINRIVYKITDGSFYKDTPESRARMEFRRLKNSDTLIIALHDYEPTIPWLVYILTQLPIHHLSMKIFDVEMRIARFQEEKANGVEKHYTK; encoded by the coding sequence ATGAAAGAAAAGGTGTTACTTACAGGCGCAACAGGATATATTGGTAAGTATATTTCAAGTCAGTTGACAGATCAGTATGATATTTATGCGATGAGTAAATATCCGAGTGAACAAATAGAAGGTGTAACCTGGCTGACGGGTGATATGTTCTCTTTGAATGACTGTATTGATGCGATGACGCACGTAGATTTTGGAATATATTTTCTCGATCCTAACAAACGTTCCAGCAGAATGAACGATGCAAAGTTTCGTGATATCAATGCAATCAGTGCAGACAATTTCGCTCGCGCTGCTGAAATCACAGAGTTGAAAGCAATATTCTATGTGTCAGGTACATCAGATGACCAGGAAACATTAAATATTTTACGCAGTTATAAGACACCTGTTCATGCTTCAGTGACTTCTGTGAAACGTAAAGGTATTGTTGCACAAACACAGAATTCAGAAATTAACGATGTCAGAAGTATTCAGCGTACATTGATGCCTTCAAGCTGGACAGTAGCTGAGGTAAGTCATCATTATTTCAACTGGCTGAATGATATGGCATTTAATATTATAAATGTTAATCATAAAGACAATGCATATACGATTAATGCTGCCGGAAAAAACGTGCTCACATTAACAGAGGATGAAGAAAAAAGTGATATAAACAGAATCGTCTATAAGATAACTGATGGGTCATTTTATAAAGATACTCCAGAAAGTCGTGCTCGAATGGAATTTAGAAGATTGAAAAACTCAGATACACTGATCATTGCATTGCATGATTACGAACCTACAATTCCATGGCTCGTCTACATATTGACACAATTACCGATACACCATCTTTCAATGAAAATTTTTGATGTCGAGATGCGCATTGCGCGTTTTCAAGAAGAAAAGGCGAATGGTGTAGAAAAACACTATACGAAATAA
- a CDS encoding GntR family transcriptional regulator — MISIDNRSRVPIYEQLINGFKLQIMNGVLLPDEKLPSVRQLAQELTINPNTIQKAYRELEYLGYTYSVPGKGSFVNTIQNEMNKERIDMLTETLHKTVQELLFLGLTKEEIIAAIENMRGEHDDDQTE, encoded by the coding sequence ATGATTTCAATCGACAATAGAAGTCGTGTTCCAATATATGAGCAGCTGATTAATGGATTTAAGCTTCAAATCATGAATGGTGTCCTGTTACCAGATGAAAAGCTGCCGTCCGTAAGACAGCTTGCCCAGGAGTTAACCATTAACCCAAACACCATTCAAAAGGCGTATCGCGAACTGGAATATTTAGGATACACGTATTCAGTCCCTGGTAAAGGAAGTTTTGTAAACACAATTCAAAATGAGATGAATAAGGAGCGCATCGACATGTTAACAGAGACATTGCATAAAACTGTGCAGGAATTATTATTTCTAGGTCTGACAAAGGAAGAGATTATAGCAGCTATTGAAAATATGAGGGGTGAACATGATGACGATCAAACTGAATAA
- a CDS encoding VOC family protein, with amino-acid sequence MKNKKITPFMMFNGKAEAAIEFYTSVFRNSEIISMIKYDEQGPGAPGTVNHAVFTIHNEQFMAIDNANGTDIPFTPALSFAVECESAEEIEFLYDQLKENGQVLMELAPMAPVSEKFAWVADQFGINWQLNLPLEV; translated from the coding sequence ATGAAAAATAAAAAAATTACACCGTTTATGATGTTTAATGGCAAAGCGGAAGCAGCAATTGAGTTTTATACATCGGTATTTCGTAATAGTGAAATCATTTCTATGATCAAGTATGATGAACAAGGACCAGGAGCTCCAGGTACAGTGAATCATGCGGTATTCACGATTCATAATGAACAGTTTATGGCGATAGATAACGCGAATGGCACAGATATTCCATTTACGCCGGCGCTAAGTTTTGCAGTTGAATGCGAATCAGCTGAAGAGATTGAATTCTTATATGATCAGTTAAAGGAAAATGGGCAAGTACTCATGGAACTTGCACCAATGGCACCCGTATCGGAGAAGTTTGCATGGGTAGCGGATCAGTTCGGTATTAACTGGCAATTAAATTTACCGTTAGAAGTATAA